The following coding sequences lie in one Ostrea edulis chromosome 8, xbOstEdul1.1, whole genome shotgun sequence genomic window:
- the LOC125662017 gene encoding uncharacterized protein LOC125662017 isoform X1, with translation MVYFKYNKHGTLFGDSSGFSVLGFCLNLISLSLNLISFATPFWFKGTSPSLTAYTFGLWRLCKKSPVLTVCGSIEDEKEWFRWIQATASVGFGSLLLVSVILGFYIFMMEKRNRIVLISCVCLTVTAAVLIFIPIVVFGATKMEDMLNLGDVAVSEHLHFSYVLSVISMVTCCMAAMSLVFDINCN, from the exons ATGGTATATTTTAAGTACAACAAACACGGAACGTTATTCGGCGACTCCTCGGGATTTTCGGTCTTAGGATTCTGCCTCAACCTCATTTCCCTGTCACTGAATCTCATTAGCTTTGCTACACCTTTTTGGTTCAAAGGCACTTCACCAAGCTTAACGGCGTATACTTTTGGATTGTGGCGACTGTGTAAAAAGTCTCCAGTCCTTACTGTTTGCGGAAGTATCGAGGATGAAAAGG AATGGTTTAGGTGGATTCAGGCAACGGCGTCCGTTGGTTTTGGATCTCTCCTTTTGGTCTCTGTGATACTGGGTTTCTATATTTTTATGATGGAAAAAAGAAACCGGATAGTCCTCATTAGCTGTGTGTGTTTAACCGTGACTGCCG CTGTGTTAATTTTCATCCCCATTGTGGTATTCGGTGCTACTAAGATGGAGGACATGCTAAACCTTGGAGACGTAGCTGTGTCGGAACACCTACACTTCTCGTACGTGTTGTCCGTCATCAGTATGGTCACGTGTTGTATGGCCGCCATGTCGCTTGTGTTTGACATTAATTGCAATTAA
- the LOC125662017 gene encoding uncharacterized protein LOC125662017 isoform X2: protein MVYFKYNKHGTLFGDSSGFSVLGFCLNLISLSLNLISFATPFWFKGTSPSLTAYTFGLWRLCKKSPVLTVCGSIEDEKEWFRWIQATASVGFGSLLLVSVILGFYIFMMEKRNRIVLISCVCLTVTAG from the exons ATGGTATATTTTAAGTACAACAAACACGGAACGTTATTCGGCGACTCCTCGGGATTTTCGGTCTTAGGATTCTGCCTCAACCTCATTTCCCTGTCACTGAATCTCATTAGCTTTGCTACACCTTTTTGGTTCAAAGGCACTTCACCAAGCTTAACGGCGTATACTTTTGGATTGTGGCGACTGTGTAAAAAGTCTCCAGTCCTTACTGTTTGCGGAAGTATCGAGGATGAAAAGG AATGGTTTAGGTGGATTCAGGCAACGGCGTCCGTTGGTTTTGGATCTCTCCTTTTGGTCTCTGTGATACTGGGTTTCTATATTTTTATGATGGAAAAAAGAAACCGGATAGTCCTCATTAGCTGTGTGTGTTTAACCGTGACTGCCG GTTAA